A genomic region of Janthinobacterium lividum contains the following coding sequences:
- a CDS encoding CDP-6-deoxy-delta-3,4-glucoseen reductase, whose protein sequence is MTFQVTVQPSGHQFSCEADETVLAAAIRAGVGLPYGCKNGACGSCKGKVVSGTVQHKAHQQRALTPEEEAAGFSLFCCATTNADLVIEAREVAGSSDYPIKKMPSRVTTIEKVAPDVVVLTLQLPASERLNYRAGQYIEILLRDNKRRSYSMASAPADGGPMTLHIRHLPGGLFTDQVFGSMKERDILRFEGPMGTFFLREDSDKPVVLLASGTGFAPLKAIVEHMINEQSTRPITLYWGGRRPHDLYMDALCRQWAADLPQFTYVPVVSDALPEDAWEGRTGFVHQAVIADLPDMSAYQVYACGAPVMVDAAHRDFVQLCQLPADEFYADAFTTEADLAK, encoded by the coding sequence ATGACTTTTCAAGTTACTGTTCAGCCCAGCGGCCACCAGTTCAGCTGCGAAGCGGACGAAACCGTGCTGGCGGCGGCGATACGCGCCGGCGTCGGCCTGCCGTATGGCTGTAAAAATGGCGCCTGCGGTTCCTGCAAGGGCAAAGTGGTTTCCGGCACCGTCCAGCACAAGGCGCACCAGCAGCGCGCCCTGACGCCGGAAGAGGAAGCGGCCGGCTTTTCCCTGTTCTGCTGCGCCACCACCAACGCCGACCTCGTCATCGAAGCGCGCGAAGTGGCGGGCAGCAGCGACTACCCGATCAAGAAAATGCCGTCGCGCGTGACCACCATCGAGAAAGTCGCGCCCGACGTCGTCGTGCTGACCCTGCAGTTGCCAGCCAGCGAGCGCCTCAACTACCGCGCCGGACAGTATATCGAAATCCTGTTACGCGACAACAAACGCCGCAGCTACAGCATGGCCAGCGCGCCCGCCGATGGCGGCCCGATGACCCTGCACATCCGCCACCTGCCGGGCGGCCTGTTCACCGACCAGGTGTTTGGCAGCATGAAGGAGCGCGACATCCTGCGCTTCGAAGGCCCGATGGGCACTTTCTTCCTGCGCGAAGATTCCGACAAGCCCGTCGTGCTGCTGGCCTCGGGCACGGGCTTTGCTCCCTTGAAAGCCATCGTCGAGCACATGATCAACGAGCAATCCACGCGCCCGATCACCCTGTACTGGGGCGGCCGCCGTCCGCACGATCTGTACATGGATGCGCTGTGCCGCCAGTGGGCCGCCGACTTGCCGCAGTTCACCTATGTGCCCGTCGTATCGGACGCGCTGCCGGAAGACGCGTGGGAAGGCCGCACGGGCTTCGTGCACCAGGCCGTCATCGCCGACTTGCCCGACATGTCCGCGTATCAGGTGTATGCCTGCGGCGCGCCCGTGATGGTCGATGCGGCCCACCGCGACTTCGTGCAACTGTGCCAGCTGCCAGCCGACGAGTTCTACGCGGACGCCTTCACCACGGAAGCCGACCTGGCCAAGTAA
- a CDS encoding MFS transporter yields MSLASAGNGFSILRHRNFAFYLSARVLGTVAVQMQSVAIGWQVYQITGSLFDLGLIGLAQFAPFLVLILPAGHVADRYNRRNIIAWCLAAQLACALALLAFTLSGLSIVWPVFAVLVLFGSARAFMMPATQAVLVNMVPTQHFSRAVALSSSSSHVAIILGPTLGGLLYYFGPKVVYLISSALLVVSVLLMRATTPAPQVVKREPVSWHTLLEGLRFVWSKPIVLGAISLDLFAVLFGGATALLPALAHDVLHIGPSGLGLLRTAPGAGAALCSIALAMFPITRRVGAWMFGGVAVFGLGTLVLGSTSYFPLALAALFLMGAGDMVSVYIRHLLVQFETPDEIRGRVSAVNAVFIGASNELGEFESGLTAGWFGLVRAVLFGGAATLAVTGIWAVMFPVLSRMDRFPHHEKEAAARTATTASP; encoded by the coding sequence ATGTCTCTCGCCTCTGCCGGCAACGGCTTCAGTATCCTGCGTCACCGCAACTTCGCCTTTTATCTTTCCGCCCGCGTGCTGGGCACGGTGGCCGTGCAGATGCAAAGCGTGGCCATCGGCTGGCAGGTGTACCAGATCACGGGCAGCCTGTTCGACCTGGGCTTGATCGGCCTGGCGCAATTCGCCCCCTTCCTCGTGCTGATTCTGCCTGCCGGCCACGTGGCCGACCGCTATAACCGGCGCAATATCATCGCCTGGTGCCTGGCGGCGCAACTGGCTTGCGCGCTGGCCCTGCTGGCGTTCACCCTGAGCGGCCTGTCCATCGTCTGGCCCGTGTTTGCCGTGCTGGTGCTGTTCGGCAGCGCGCGCGCCTTCATGATGCCGGCCACGCAAGCCGTGCTGGTCAACATGGTGCCCACGCAACATTTCAGCCGCGCCGTGGCGCTCAGCTCGTCCAGTTCGCACGTGGCCATCATCCTGGGCCCCACCCTGGGCGGCTTGCTGTACTACTTCGGCCCCAAGGTGGTGTATCTGATCTCGTCCGCACTGCTGGTCGTGTCCGTCCTGCTGATGCGCGCCACCACGCCCGCGCCGCAAGTGGTGAAGCGCGAACCCGTCAGCTGGCATACCCTGCTCGAAGGCTTGCGCTTCGTCTGGTCGAAACCCATCGTACTGGGCGCCATTTCGCTCGACCTGTTTGCCGTGCTGTTCGGCGGTGCCACGGCGCTGCTGCCGGCGCTGGCGCATGACGTGCTGCATATCGGCCCCAGCGGCCTGGGCTTGCTGCGCACGGCGCCGGGGGCCGGCGCGGCCCTGTGCTCGATCGCGCTGGCCATGTTCCCCATCACGCGCCGCGTGGGCGCCTGGATGTTCGGCGGCGTGGCCGTCTTCGGCCTGGGCACCCTGGTGCTGGGCAGCACCAGCTATTTCCCGCTGGCGCTGGCGGCGCTGTTCCTGATGGGCGCCGGCGACATGGTCAGCGTCTACATCCGCCACCTGCTGGTGCAGTTCGAGACGCCGGACGAGATCCGCGGCCGGGTCAGCGCCGTGAATGCCGTCTTCATCGGCGCTTCGAACGAACTGGGCGAATTCGAATCGGGCCTGACGGCCGGCTGGTTCGGCCTCGTGCGCGCCGTGCTCTTCGGCGGCGCCGCCACCCTGGCCGTGACGGGTATCTGGGCCGTGATGTTCCCCGTGCTGTCGCGCATGGACCGCTTCCCCCACCACGAGAAGGAAGCGGCCGCCAGGACGGCCACCACGGCAAGCCCATAA
- a CDS encoding HPF/RaiA family ribosome-associated protein — protein sequence MQINIHTDSTIANTAGLNEHVQSVLESALNRFRDNLTRIEVHISDTNGPKGGADDIRCVMEARVAGYQPIAVTEQNATVHQSVAGATDKLKRAIDSALGRLQDSKRHATGKNAVIDTAEAEETAE from the coding sequence ATGCAAATCAATATTCATACCGACAGCACCATCGCCAACACCGCTGGACTGAACGAACATGTGCAATCCGTACTTGAAAGCGCACTGAACCGCTTCCGCGACAACCTGACCCGCATCGAAGTCCACATCAGCGACACGAATGGCCCGAAAGGCGGCGCCGACGATATCCGCTGCGTCATGGAAGCACGCGTTGCTGGCTATCAACCGATTGCCGTGACCGAACAGAACGCCACCGTGCATCAATCCGTTGCCGGCGCCACCGATAAACTGAAACGCGCCATCGATAGCGCCCTGGGCCGCCTGCAAGACAGCAAGCGCCACGCCACCGGCAAGAATGCCGTGATCGATACGGCCGAAGCGGAAGAAACCGCCGAGTAA
- a CDS encoding glutamine--tRNA ligase/YqeY domain fusion protein, translating into MSNDKPNTAAPALAPNFLRNIIEADLAAGAHVRPGLPQVITRFPPEPNGYLHVGHAKSICVNFGLARDYAGQCNLRFDDTNPAKEEQEYVDTIMDSVKWLGFDWEPKHADGQSHLHYASDYFDQLYAMAEYLITAGFAYVDSQSAEDMAANRGNFGQAGKNSPFRDRPRDESLALFRAMKAGEFKDGEHILRAKMSEDAMSSPNMNLRDPAIYRIRHAHHHRTGDAWCIYPMYDYTHPISDALENITHSICTLEFQDHRPFYDWLLETLSAGGFFAKPVPHQFEFSRLNLTYIVTSKRKLRQLVEEKIVDGWDDPRMPTLVGMRRRGYTPEAIQLMCERTGVTKSDGWIDYSVLEGCLREDLDPKAPRTVAVLRPLKLIIDNFPENESVECTAPVHPHFPERGLRTFPISRELWIEEDDFMEVPNKGYFRLYPPIDDKPGSKVRLRYGYVIECTGFDKDADGKVIAVHCTYFPDSKSGTDGSANYKVKGNMHWVSAPTAIPAEVRLYDRLFTDPQPDAGGKDFKLALNPLAKEVVQAWLEPGAELAQPEQRFQFERHGYFAADRVDSQPGKPVFNRIVTLKDSWQPAK; encoded by the coding sequence GCCGCGCCAGCGCTGGCGCCCAATTTCTTGCGTAACATCATCGAAGCCGACCTGGCTGCCGGCGCCCACGTGCGTCCCGGCCTGCCCCAGGTGATCACGCGTTTCCCGCCGGAGCCGAACGGCTACCTGCACGTGGGCCACGCCAAGTCGATCTGCGTCAACTTCGGCCTGGCGCGCGATTACGCCGGCCAATGCAACCTGCGCTTCGACGACACCAATCCGGCGAAGGAAGAGCAGGAATACGTCGACACCATCATGGACAGCGTGAAATGGCTGGGCTTTGACTGGGAGCCGAAGCATGCCGATGGCCAGAGCCATCTGCACTACGCGAGCGACTATTTCGACCAGCTGTACGCGATGGCCGAATATCTGATCACGGCCGGCTTTGCCTATGTGGACAGCCAGAGCGCCGAAGACATGGCCGCCAACCGCGGCAATTTCGGCCAGGCCGGCAAGAATTCGCCGTTCCGCGACCGTCCGCGCGACGAATCGCTGGCCCTGTTCCGCGCCATGAAGGCGGGCGAATTCAAGGATGGCGAGCACATCCTGCGCGCGAAGATGAGCGAAGATGCCATGAGTTCGCCGAACATGAACTTGCGCGATCCGGCCATATACCGCATCCGCCATGCGCACCATCACCGCACGGGCGACGCCTGGTGCATCTATCCGATGTACGACTACACGCACCCGATCTCGGACGCGCTGGAAAACATCACGCATTCGATCTGCACGCTGGAATTCCAGGACCACCGCCCATTCTACGACTGGCTGCTGGAAACCCTGTCGGCCGGCGGCTTCTTCGCCAAGCCGGTGCCGCACCAGTTCGAATTCTCGCGCCTGAACCTGACCTATATCGTCACCAGCAAGCGCAAGCTGCGCCAGCTGGTGGAAGAAAAAATCGTCGACGGCTGGGACGACCCGCGCATGCCGACCCTGGTGGGCATGCGCCGCCGCGGCTACACGCCGGAAGCGATCCAGCTGATGTGCGAACGCACGGGCGTGACGAAATCCGACGGCTGGATCGACTACAGTGTGCTGGAAGGCTGCCTGCGCGAAGACCTGGATCCGAAGGCACCGCGTACGGTGGCCGTGCTGCGTCCGTTGAAACTGATCATCGACAATTTCCCTGAAAACGAAAGCGTGGAATGCACGGCGCCCGTGCACCCGCACTTCCCGGAACGCGGCTTGCGCACCTTCCCCATCTCGCGCGAGCTGTGGATCGAGGAAGACGACTTCATGGAAGTGCCGAACAAAGGCTATTTCCGCCTGTATCCGCCGATCGACGACAAGCCGGGCAGCAAGGTACGCTTGCGCTACGGCTACGTGATCGAGTGCACGGGCTTTGACAAGGATGCGGACGGCAAGGTCATCGCCGTGCATTGCACCTATTTCCCGGACAGCAAGTCGGGCACGGACGGCAGCGCCAATTACAAGGTCAAGGGCAATATGCACTGGGTCAGCGCGCCGACGGCAATTCCCGCCGAAGTGCGCCTGTACGACCGCCTGTTTACGGACCCGCAGCCGGACGCGGGCGGCAAGGATTTCAAGCTGGCCTTGAATCCGCTGGCCAAGGAAGTGGTGCAAGCGTGGCTGGAACCGGGCGCGGAACTGGCCCAGCCGGAACAGCGCTTCCAGTTCGAGCGCCACGGCTATTTTGCGGCCGACCGGGTAGACAGCCAGCCTGGCAAGCCCGTCTTCAACCGCATCGTCACCCTGAAAGACAGCTGGCAGCCCGCCAAGTAA
- a CDS encoding DUF1345 domain-containing protein: MKITLPFHSFIRSRPHLSMATAIGVAAGLLLPASWQEMTRLLTAWNVAVWFYLATMAWMMMRANHHKVKAMAARQDERAATVLSALSVASVMSLVAIVSQLSSMKDMAPDERALHYGLTILTLVGSWFLVGTLFCFHYAHLYYQADPALRPLKFPDDEQDPDYWDFLYFAFTIAVAVQTSDVSVQTRMMRQIVLGQSVLSFFFNLVVLGLSINIAAGLING, from the coding sequence ATGAAAATCACGCTTCCGTTCCACAGCTTCATCCGCAGCCGCCCCCACCTGAGCATGGCCACGGCCATCGGCGTCGCGGCCGGCCTGCTGCTGCCCGCATCCTGGCAAGAGATGACGCGTTTGCTGACGGCGTGGAACGTGGCCGTCTGGTTCTACCTGGCGACGATGGCCTGGATGATGATGCGCGCCAACCATCACAAGGTCAAAGCCATGGCGGCGCGCCAGGACGAGCGGGCGGCAACCGTCCTGTCGGCCCTGTCCGTCGCATCCGTGATGAGCCTGGTGGCCATCGTCTCGCAGCTGTCCTCGATGAAAGACATGGCGCCGGACGAGCGCGCGCTGCACTACGGCCTGACGATCCTCACCCTGGTCGGTTCCTGGTTCCTCGTCGGCACCCTGTTCTGCTTTCATTACGCCCACCTGTATTACCAGGCCGACCCCGCGCTGCGCCCCCTGAAGTTTCCCGACGACGAGCAAGACCCCGATTACTGGGATTTCCTGTATTTCGCCTTCACCATCGCCGTCGCCGTGCAAACGTCGGACGTTTCCGTGCAGACGCGCATGATGCGGCAGATCGTGCTGGGACAATCCGTGCTGAGCTTTTTCTTCAACCTGGTCGTGCTGGGGCTGTCGATCAATATCGCGGCTGGTCTCATTAATGGCTGA
- a CDS encoding GGDEF domain-containing protein, whose protein sequence is MEQIGNFGASGCNIGDLQLFRDGADSQTAAMLAPCPVMRLEAGEAIADTQGASLYIVLRGSLAVAADTHTGMDDGTVSKVLPGESVGEQSVLDEASNLAAISALEETDLLVIDAAIVWELIEQSNGLARNLLRLLSFRIRAANALLRRRQKLGEFYRQLSMVDSLTGLYNRAWLTDLLPNMIVTAHASGSPLSLVMIDLDHFKRFNDTHGHQAGDQALRIAAQVLGAALRPTDFAVRYGGEEMMVILPDTNEHVALRVAERLCERMQLAVIFADMRSALPHITGSFGVASLAAEQDDHALIAAADAALYRAKAGGRNRVML, encoded by the coding sequence GTGGAACAGATCGGCAACTTCGGCGCTTCAGGCTGCAACATCGGCGATTTACAGCTATTTCGCGATGGGGCGGATAGCCAGACGGCTGCCATGCTGGCGCCCTGCCCCGTCATGCGCCTCGAAGCGGGCGAAGCCATTGCCGACACGCAAGGCGCCAGCCTGTACATCGTCCTGCGCGGCTCGCTGGCCGTGGCCGCCGACACCCACACGGGCATGGATGACGGCACCGTCAGCAAGGTCTTGCCCGGAGAAAGCGTGGGCGAACAATCGGTGCTCGATGAAGCGAGCAACCTGGCCGCCATTTCCGCCCTGGAAGAAACCGATTTGCTGGTGATCGACGCGGCCATCGTCTGGGAATTGATCGAACAGTCGAACGGCCTGGCGCGCAACCTGCTGCGGCTGCTGTCCTTCCGCATCCGCGCCGCCAATGCCCTGCTGCGCCGCCGGCAGAAACTGGGCGAATTCTACCGCCAGCTGTCGATGGTCGACAGCCTGACGGGCTTGTACAACCGCGCCTGGCTGACGGATTTACTGCCGAACATGATCGTCACGGCCCACGCCAGCGGCTCTCCGCTGTCACTGGTGATGATCGACCTCGACCATTTCAAGCGCTTCAACGACACGCATGGCCACCAGGCTGGCGACCAGGCACTGCGCATCGCCGCGCAAGTGCTGGGCGCGGCCCTGCGACCCACGGATTTTGCCGTGCGCTACGGAGGCGAGGAAATGATGGTGATCTTGCCCGATACCAACGAACACGTGGCCCTGCGGGTCGCCGAGCGCCTGTGCGAGCGCATGCAGCTCGCCGTCATCTTCGCCGACATGCGCAGCGCGTTGCCGCACATCACGGGTTCCTTCGGCGTAGCCAGCCTGGCGGCCGAACAGGACGACCATGCGCTGATCGCCGCGGCCGACGCGGCGCTATATCGCGCGAAGGCGGGCGGGCGCAACCGGGTCATGCTGTAG
- a CDS encoding SDR family oxidoreductase — MKNMLMHSLRKPSGLPRLLILGCGDVGMRLLPLLRTRFRVFAVTSQPARCAQLRAAGAVPIVANLDERASLKRLAGLATMIVHLAPPRSSGSLDRRTRNLAAILPEHARMVYVSTSGVYGDCGGAWVDETRPTAPANARAKRRVDAEQVLRGWGARRRASVAILRVPGIYADDRLPLKRLREGTPALAASDDVYTNHIHADDLARIIERALWRGKPGRVYHASDDSELKMAEYFDAVADTFGLPRPPRLPRAELQQVVTPMLLSFMSESRRLHNTRIKRELGVRLRYARVADALRPLSADGAGIG, encoded by the coding sequence ATGAAAAATATGTTAATGCACTCTTTGCGCAAGCCGTCAGGCTTGCCGCGCCTGCTGATCCTGGGCTGCGGCGACGTCGGCATGCGGTTGCTGCCCTTGCTGCGTACGCGCTTTCGCGTCTTTGCCGTCACCAGCCAGCCGGCGCGCTGCGCGCAGCTGCGGGCGGCCGGCGCCGTGCCCATCGTGGCCAACCTCGACGAGCGCGCCAGCCTGAAGCGGCTGGCGGGACTGGCGACGATGATCGTGCACCTGGCGCCGCCCCGGTCGTCGGGCTCGCTGGACCGGCGCACGCGCAATCTGGCCGCCATTTTACCCGAGCACGCACGCATGGTGTATGTGAGTACCAGCGGCGTGTATGGCGATTGCGGCGGCGCCTGGGTCGATGAGACGCGGCCGACGGCGCCGGCGAATGCGCGCGCGAAGCGGCGCGTGGATGCCGAGCAGGTCTTGCGCGGCTGGGGCGCGCGCCGCCGCGCCAGCGTGGCCATCCTGCGCGTGCCCGGCATCTATGCGGATGACCGCCTGCCGCTGAAGCGCCTGCGCGAGGGCACGCCGGCCCTGGCGGCAAGCGACGATGTATACACCAACCATATCCATGCCGATGACCTGGCGCGCATCATCGAACGGGCCTTGTGGCGGGGCAAGCCGGGGCGCGTGTATCACGCCAGCGATGACAGCGAACTCAAAATGGCGGAGTATTTCGATGCCGTGGCCGACACGTTCGGCTTGCCGCGCCCGCCGCGCCTGCCGCGCGCCGAACTTCAGCAGGTGGTCACGCCTATGCTGCTGTCATTCATGTCCGAATCGCGCCGCCTGCACAATACGCGCATCAAGCGCGAGCTGGGCGTGCGCTTGCGCTACGCGCGCGTGGCCGATGCCTTGCGGCCGCTGTCTGCCGACGGGGCCGGCATCGGGTAA
- a CDS encoding CHASE domain-containing protein: MPSTAGEHPLAAEKRPLWLFGFVVSTMVGLLFYMAASLSIESDASEEFNNLAHNTQKNIESRTKSYANLLRGTASLFQANEHVSREQFHRYVANIALQQNYPGVMNLNYSQELDETQRAAYEATMRRDYPPGRDGYPAFAIHPPGPRAQYSVLVYIEPIASAPEKYGHDIASRLQIAEALAESRDSGRISNSGVPVPMDGRPQLTGMAMRLPVYRFGMPVDTVEQRRAAYQGSVGIGYDLVTMMRSALADMPVRNVRLTLFDIGPQALEQREVPLQLPHDMRPIFDSTAAGMHAPWWQPGSSGRYLSSTLLIEHNGRAWQALFSVRKSDLYSRFDAFLPWLALLIGFASTMLLYVLFHTLASSRRRAIQMATGMTEELRASQIRLQLSHQKLRRLAAHADQIKEEERKRIAREIHDDLGQNLLVLRIDADMLASRTQRRHPRLNARARSTLEQIDATIKSVRQIINDLRPTVLDLGVNAAVEWQVAQFRQRTGIACEVSESHDDICLSDQCATALFRILQESLSNISQHANASRVQVKLEKCRDTVSMSISDNGVGAAIDGRNKLGSFGLVGIEERIKLLGGTFYIESSPGAGMSVHVSVPLGADATAFPYQEESRASS, from the coding sequence ATGCCTTCTACTGCCGGCGAACACCCCTTAGCTGCTGAAAAAAGACCGCTGTGGCTGTTCGGCTTTGTCGTGTCGACGATGGTGGGCCTGCTGTTCTACATGGCCGCTTCGCTGTCGATCGAAAGCGATGCCAGCGAAGAATTCAACAATCTGGCGCACAACACCCAGAAAAACATCGAATCGCGCACCAAGTCGTATGCCAACCTGCTGCGCGGCACGGCCAGCCTGTTCCAGGCCAACGAACACGTGAGCCGCGAGCAATTCCACCGCTACGTGGCTAACATCGCCCTGCAACAGAACTACCCGGGCGTGATGAACCTCAATTACAGCCAGGAACTCGACGAGACGCAGCGCGCCGCCTACGAAGCGACCATGCGACGCGACTATCCGCCCGGGCGCGACGGCTATCCGGCGTTTGCCATCCACCCGCCCGGGCCGCGCGCCCAGTATTCCGTGCTCGTATACATCGAGCCGATCGCCAGCGCCCCGGAAAAGTATGGCCATGACATCGCCTCGCGCCTCCAGATCGCGGAAGCGCTGGCGGAGTCGCGCGATTCCGGCCGCATCAGCAATTCCGGCGTGCCCGTGCCGATGGACGGCCGTCCCCAGCTGACGGGCATGGCCATGCGCCTGCCCGTGTACCGCTTCGGCATGCCCGTCGATACGGTGGAACAGCGGCGCGCAGCTTACCAGGGCTCCGTCGGCATCGGCTACGACCTGGTGACGATGATGCGCAGCGCGCTGGCCGACATGCCGGTACGCAACGTCCGCCTGACCCTGTTCGATATCGGCCCGCAGGCGCTGGAGCAGCGGGAGGTGCCGCTGCAGTTGCCGCACGACATGCGCCCCATCTTCGACAGCACGGCGGCGGGCATGCATGCGCCATGGTGGCAGCCCGGCAGTTCGGGCCGCTACCTGAGCAGCACGCTGCTGATCGAGCACAATGGTCGCGCCTGGCAAGCGCTGTTCAGCGTGCGCAAGAGCGACCTGTATTCGCGCTTCGACGCCTTCCTGCCGTGGCTGGCCCTGCTGATCGGCTTTGCCAGCACCATGCTGCTGTATGTGCTGTTCCACACCCTGGCGTCGTCGCGCCGGCGTGCCATCCAGATGGCGACAGGCATGACGGAGGAATTGCGCGCCAGCCAGATCCGCCTGCAGCTGTCGCACCAGAAACTGCGCCGCCTGGCGGCCCACGCCGACCAGATCAAGGAAGAAGAGCGCAAGCGCATCGCGCGCGAAATCCACGACGACCTGGGACAGAACCTGCTGGTGCTGCGCATCGACGCCGACATGCTGGCCTCGCGCACGCAGCGCCGCCACCCGCGCCTGAACGCCCGCGCCCGCTCAACCCTGGAGCAGATCGACGCCACCATCAAGAGCGTGCGGCAGATCATCAACGACTTGCGCCCTACCGTGCTGGACCTGGGCGTGAATGCGGCCGTCGAATGGCAGGTGGCGCAATTTCGCCAGCGCACGGGCATCGCCTGCGAAGTGAGCGAAAGCCATGACGACATTTGCCTCAGCGACCAATGCGCGACGGCCCTGTTCCGCATCCTGCAGGAGTCGCTCAGCAATATTTCCCAGCATGCGAATGCCAGCCGCGTCCAAGTCAAATTGGAAAAGTGCCGCGATACGGTGTCGATGAGCATCAGCGACAACGGCGTGGGCGCGGCCATCGACGGGCGCAACAAGCTGGGCTCGTTTGGCCTGGTGGGTATCGAAGAACGTATAAAGTTGCTGGGCGGTACTTTCTACATTGAAAGCAGCCCCGGCGCCGGCATGAGCGTGCATGTCAGCGTGCCGCTGGGCGCGGACGCCACCGCGTTTCCCTACCAGGAAGAAAGCCGGGCCAGCAGCTGA
- a CDS encoding glycine-rich domain-containing protein produces MDTNDSFKAIADLNLDAIKVKLMHRESGEGWSLEKANAVEFEYRRFLILMKQFPQEETAPLMDVDTFWHYHILDTLKYAADCEQVFGYFLHHFPYIGLRGEDDEAAHHRVGERMKQLYEQTFGEDYLRAETAYSGRAVQAAFSSAAVQATAFSSAAVQATAYSGRAVQTAFSSAAVQATAYSGRAVQTAFSSAAVQATAYSGRATGAAQTAFSSAPGKVAAALVESSPAGLETGRFYTDRPTLSPDTQ; encoded by the coding sequence ATGGATACGAACGACAGTTTCAAGGCAATTGCCGATTTGAATTTGGACGCGATCAAGGTCAAGCTGATGCACCGGGAGTCAGGCGAAGGATGGAGCCTCGAGAAGGCCAATGCGGTGGAATTCGAATACCGCCGCTTCCTGATCCTGATGAAACAGTTTCCGCAGGAAGAAACGGCGCCGCTGATGGACGTCGATACCTTCTGGCACTACCACATCCTCGATACCCTCAAATATGCGGCGGATTGCGAACAGGTGTTCGGCTACTTCCTGCATCACTTCCCGTACATCGGCTTGCGCGGCGAAGACGACGAAGCGGCGCACCACCGCGTGGGCGAACGCATGAAGCAGTTGTACGAGCAGACATTCGGGGAAGATTATCTCCGCGCGGAGACGGCGTATTCGGGACGCGCCGTGCAGGCGGCATTTTCCAGTGCGGCAGTACAGGCGACGGCATTTTCCAGCGCGGCCGTGCAGGCGACGGCGTATTCGGGGCGCGCCGTACAAACGGCGTTTTCCAGTGCCGCGGTACAGGCAACGGCGTATTCTGGCCGGGCCGTGCAGACGGCGTTTTCCAGTGCTGCGGTGCAAGCGACCGCGTATTCGGGCCGCGCCACCGGTGCTGCCCAGACCGCATTTTCCAGCGCGCCCGGCAAAGTGGCCGCAGCGCTGGTCGAGTCATCCCCGGCTGGTCTGGAAACAGGGCGCTTCTATACGGATCGTCCGACGCTGAGCCCGGACACGCAATAG